A window from Danio aesculapii chromosome 6, fDanAes4.1, whole genome shotgun sequence encodes these proteins:
- the LOC130231102 gene encoding cytochrome c1, heme protein, mitochondrial, which translates to MAALRVVVFSGTGRTLLNTSKALHTPRASMSFASLPKGKKMALTTIGVLTTGGAGLALMLQQSVKASDLELHPPTYPWSHGGFLSSLDHASVRRGYQVYKQVCSACHSMEYLAFRNLVGVSHTEDEVKTLAEEIEVVDGPDDNGEMFTRPGKLSDYFPKPYANPEAARAANNGALPPDLSYIVNARHGGEDYVFSLLTGYCDPPAGVSLREGLYYNPYFPGQAIGMAPPIYNEVLEYDDGTPATMSQVAKDVCTFLRWAAEPEHDDRKRMGLKVLLGGAMLIPLIYYIKRHKWSVLKSRKIAYRPPK; encoded by the exons ATGGCGGCGCTCCGTGTGGTCGTGTTCTCCGGTACCGGGAGAACCCTCCTGAACACATCCAAAGCCCTGCATACTCCACGG GCCAGTATGTCATTCGCTAGCCTGCCGAAAGGGAAGAAGATGGCCCTGACCACGATTGGGGTGTTGACGACAGGAGGAGCTGGTCTGGCTCTGATGCTTCAGCAGTCGGTCAAGGCCTCAGATCTGGAGCTGCACCCGCCGACATACCCCTGGAGCCATGGCGGCTTTCTGTCCTCCCTTGACCATGCCAG TGTTCGTCGTGGATATCAGGTATATAAACAGGTCTGCTCGGCCTGTCACAGTATGGAGTATTTGGCTTTCCGTAACCTGGTTGGAGTTTCACACACAGAGGACGAGGTCAAGACTTTGGCTGAAGAG ATTGAAGTTGTTGATGGACCTGACGACAATGGAGAGATGTTCACTAGACCTGGAAAACTGTCCGATTATTTCCCCAAACCTTACGCCAACCCTGAGGCTGCCCGTGCTGCCAACAACGGCGCTCTGCCCCCTGACCTCAGCTATATCGTCAATGCCAG GCATGGAGGGGAAGATTACGTGTTTTCTCTTCTGACGGGTTACTGTGATCCTCCGGCTGGTGTGTCTTTGAGGGAAGGGCTCTATTATAACCCATATTTCCCTGGCCAGGCTATTGGAATGGCACCACCCATCTATAATGAGGTGCTTGAGTATGATGATG GAACCCCTGCCACTATGAGCCAGGTTGCTAAAGATGTCTGTACTTTCCTGAGGTGGGCAGCCGAGCCAGAACATGACGACCGCAAACGGATGGGTTTAAAG GTGTTGTTGGGTGGTGCTATGCTTATTCCATTGATCTACTACATAAAGAGGCATAAGTGGTCTGTGTTGAAGAGCAGAAAGATCGCCTACAGGCCTCCGAAATAA